Below is a genomic region from Miniphocaeibacter halophilus.
AAAAAAGATACGCTTGAGATTTCCTAAATCCAAATATTAAAGTAAATGTTAAATAGGAATTTAACATAAACAATATTATTATTGCACTTTTACTTCCTAACAAAATATTATTAAAATCTAATGATTTAGATAATACCCCAAATACAAATGAAGTTGCAAAATATGTTAATAAGGTTAAAATGTTTAGTACTAAATATTTTTCTAATATAATACTTTTTCTACTAATTGGACTTATTTGAAAATACCTATTCCAACTCCCTCTTTCCTCTTCTAAAGTTGTTGAAACTATATTCATACCTACAATAAAAGGTAATATAAATTCAATAATTCCAGTAAAACTTGAATCTTGTTTTAAAGATAAAACACCCCAAAGTATTGTAAAAGGTATTAAAATCTTTAAATTATTTTTAATATAATACAAATCCTTTAATATTAATCCCTTCATTTAATACTCCTTCTTATTTATTGTCTTAATGGATAAAAGGTAAAATAATGAGATAAGTAAAACTGCTATAAGAGCAAAAACTATTCCTACCATTGTCATATTAAGTTTAGGAATTAATTCTACAGATTTATTTATTATTTCCGGAAATATCTTTTGGATACCAAATACTATTACTGCTATTCCAGCTATTATTCCAAAAACATAAATCATGGCTTTTTCTGCTCCAAATTTTATTCCTATAAATATATTTAAATTTAAAAATACCAATACGGCTAATAGAAACAAAATTGATTCTATTAATAAATTAATTTCAAATTTTTTTAAAATAATAATGGAAACTCCAAAAGTAACTAAGAATGTTAAACTACATAATCCATTTATAAAAACAAATTTCTCCTGTACTAAATTCTTTCTACTTAAGGGCATGGTTAAAGCATATTTATCCCAGTTATTTTTTTCATCTACAGTTATAATTCCCAAAGTCATAAACCCTATTAACATAGTCATAACTGCAGGAAAAAACATAAAACTTTTTTGATTTATAAACATTATTCCATAAAGCAAAAACACCACAGCCAATAACTTAAAATTATTTTTCATATAATATAAATCTTTTAAAATTAACCCTTTCATAACGATCTCCTAAATTATATACTTTCACCATTTGTAAATATAACCATATAGTCATCTATATTCATTTTCTCCGTTACAAGATTTGGATACTCTCTTCTAAATTCTTCAATATTTTCTATTATTACATCTATATAATTAGAATTTTTTAAATATTTAACTACATATTTTCTGTCTATTTCATATAAATCCTTTAAGCTACATTTACAAATTCCATAGGAATAAATAAAGTCGTCCTTTTCTTTTGAAAATATTATTTCTCCGTCATCTATAAAGGTTATATAATCTGCAATTTTTTCTAAATCCGTTGTTATATGACTGGAAATTAAAATCGAATTTCTTTCATCCTGTATAAAGTCCAAAAACATTTCCAAAATTTCATTTCTAAAAACAGGGTCAAGTCCACTTGTTGGCTCATCTAGTATTAGTAGTCTTGGATTGTGGGAAATTGCTATGGCAAAGGATAATTTCATTTGCATCCCCCTGGAAAAATCCTTAATTAACTTATCATCAGGAAGTCCCATTTTATTTAAATAACCTAAATACTTTCCACTGTCCCAGTTTTTATAGATATTTTTTAAAATATTTCCTATTTGCTTTGCATTATACTGCTCGCTAAAAAAACCGTCATCAAATACTATTCCAATATTTTCTTTGGCTTCTTTATTTAATGGACCACCAAAAACCTTAATTTCCCCACTATCTATTTTTATTAAATCCATTATGGACTTTATTACTGTGGTTTTTCCTGCTCCATTTCTTCCAACTAGTCCCATAATGGCGCCTTCTTCTAAATTAAAGGACACATCTTTAAGTTGAAATTTATCATATGTTTTATTTAAATTATTTATTTCTAAAATTTTTGTCATATTAATCACCCTTGTATAAAATCTCCAGTATTTCTTTTAGTTCTTTTAAAGATATTTTTGATATTGTAGCTATTTCAATTATTTCTTCAAACTTCTCTTCTATTAACTTCAATTTTTCTTCTCTTACAAGTTCCAGATTTTTACTTGCAACATAACTTCCCTTTCCTACAATTGTTTCAATGAAACCCTCTTGTTCTAAGTCATTGTAGGCTCTTTTTGTTGTTATTACCGAAACTTTCAAATCCTTTGCTAAAGCTCTCATACTCGGAAGGGCGTCCCCTTCTTTTAATTCTCCTTTAAGAATTTGAGTTTTTATTTGTTGTGTAATTTGTTCATAAATAGGCAAATTACTTGAATTACTTATTATAATATTCATTTTATACCTCTTCTAGAATAGTGTATATACTGTTTATATACACTGTATACCCTTATATACACTTTGTCAACAAAAAAATAGCTTTGAAATAAAAAATCTATTTCAAAACTATTCTTTTTCGTAAATTTCTATATATTCATTACTAAATTTGGATAGTTTATATCCACTTTCTAAATATTTTTCCTTCATTAAAATTTCTTTTTCAATATATAATTCTATTGGTATTACTATATAGTCAATTTCCTCATCCACTTCTAAATTATTATGGTATTGTAAATCATATAGTTCAAAAATATTTTTACTTAAATAAGTTGTATAAAAGGTTTGACTTAAAACTTTTGAGTCATGAGGAATCTTATCTAGAGCATTTTCAATTTCTTCATATTTTTCTATGTTTTTTAAATCACTAATTGCATAGGATTTATTATAATCAAGATTAAAAACTATTACAGTTGAAAATATAAAAGCTGCTAAAAGTAGAACTTTAAAATTCCTATTTGTTTTCAACTTATTTTCTGTCTTTTCTTCAAAATAATTTATTGATAATAGTAACATTACCATTAGTAATGCAGATGTCCCATAATTATATTGAAAAATCAAAAAATGCTGATACTGATAATCCGATAATAGATTTACAATTATTAAAGGACAAATTAAAAAATAATTATACCATCTTTTTTGTAAAACCGGCAAAAATGCCATTGAACCTAATACTACTATTAAATAATAAACCTTATTTGTTTTAAATATTAAGGAAATATAGTAACTGAAATTCTGTAAAAAACTAATTAAAATTCCAATAATTCCCATATTCTCATAGGCCGATAGATTTTCATACCTGTTAAGCATTGCTCCATCGCCAAAATTATTTAAATAACTTATTAAAATAAAAAACACTATTATAGGAATAATAATTAATACTATTAGGTTGAAAATTTTATCCTTTGTTCTTATATTTTCATTTTTCCTAAATAAAAAATATAGCCCTATAAAAACTACGTAAAGTCCTGCATCTTCTTTTACAGCCAATGCTAAGGCTGTAAATAGAACAAGTAGGAGTTTATTGTTCCTTAAGCCTGCATAAAATAGCCATAATAGTAGTGGTGCTAAAAAACAATTCTCATGTAAATCATACATACTACTTCCATTTAAAGAAGGTAATACTAAGTACAGTCCTATTACTAAAACGGCTAAACTTCTCTTTATTTTTAATTCCTTAGCTATTTTATATAGCGGTATTGTTCCTGAAGCTACTATTAAAATTTGTAATACCTGTAATGTAATTGCTGAAGGCCAAATTTTAAATATTGGTAACATTAAATAATAAATTGGTGAAACATGAACTTTAAAGTGTGATAGTAACCCATCCCTTTCTACAGTTGTCACAGGTCCCAGTCCCCTGTCCATGTTGTGAAACATCTGTGTAAAAATACCCATATCATATGTTGGTATTTTAAAAGTTAAAACCCTACTTACCATTATAGTTGTTAAATATAACACCTGAACTATTCCTATTAGTATTACAAAAATCAATATGTATTTAAAAATTCTATCTTCATTTTCCCATAATTTTTTTCTTAATAATAAATATAATAGGGAAAATATTAAAACCGCTATAATTCCAAATAAAATAAAATTAGACTTCTCATAGTTAAAAAAATCTATATAAAAATAATCATTTACAATATTAGCTACAAAATTACTCCTATACCTTACAAAAAACATAAAGACCATTTTACAAATTGACAATATGGCTATTGTTATAGTGGTGTGTTTAATAAAGGTTTTACTTGTTTTTCCCTTTATGAAAAATAAAATTACTCCTATAATAAAAATCAAACCTAAACTTATTATTGGTATATTAACCTTTAACATAAAGATTGTTAAATAGACAAGTAAAGTTATATAAAAAATAGTCCAAGAAATTTTTATTTCATTTATTCTTATGGCTATTGTTATAAATATCATAAATAGAGATATTGAAACTGCTTGCATAATTAACGCATTTAGCGATAAGTTTAAGGTATAAAGATTTTCTACCGGATTATTTAATACATATATAATTTGAAAAAAGAAAAAAGCGGTAAAAAAAATTAATACTATTTCATTTTTTATTGTTTTTAAAAATTTATTCATATTACCACCTTTTTTAAAATATTTATATATTAAATTTAATCCATTTTTCTTCGTACTCTCTATTATTTAATAACTCTAGGTCATTTATAGAAAAAACCTTGTTTTTTTCACATAAAGCTATATATTTGAATATCCAATCTTCACATTCTTCCTCGTATATATAAACCTTATTTATTCCCTTTTCTAACAAAACAAATAATCTACTATGACCATCTAAGATATAATAATTTCCTTTTACTTTTTTTACAGGTATACATACTATATTGTTATCTATCCATTTTGAAATATTTTTTATTTTTCTCTTATTTAAATATAGTTGGCTAGGATATAAATCTAAGATTTCTTTTCTTATAAATTCTTTTTGAGGAAATTCTGCTAAAACTTTTCCTGTTCTACTATATATTTTATCAACAAATCCATTATAAAATTTAAATTCACTAATAACATCTTCAATATAATTTTCATTAGTATATTCTAACTGTGCATGAGTTTTGTTAAGATGAAATACATATTTAAAAATTTCCTCTCCATTTTTTACAATAAACCCTAAATTTTTATTTATAGTATCTGAATCAAATAAATCCTTATATTTATCCCTTGCTCTTATTATTTCCATTTACTTTTGTTTTTCTCCACAAATTTCTATCAAAATTAAATATTTTTATTCTCTTTCCCTAATTGTAACCTTTACCCTATCACCGGGCTGTTTATTTATTTTCTTCCTTATGTCTTTTCTTATACCTATAATATGGTTGATGGTTTTCATTCTAACAAGGCTACCATCATATGGCTCGCCATCAAAGGTAGCATGAACTTTTACTCTTCCTTTTCCGAATTCTTCTTTTACATTATAGGGGAATTCCACATATGCACCGTCAATATCCGGTACTTTTTGTATTATAGCTTCAAATTCATATATTTTATTCATTGTATTTTATCCTCTTAATTTCTATATTTAAATTTTCTAACAGTAAGACTTTTTAGGTTACTAAGCCCTTTAATGTTTTATTTTTAAATTCTATGAATAAGGCTTTCTTTACTAATTATACAATATATAAAAACTATTTAACAATTCTAGTTACTAAATAGTCTTATTTGTGTTTTACATTAAAATAAAGCATCTATTATTAAAATCTAAATTATATTAATAACAGATGCTTTAGTCTAATCTTTTACAACAACAGTGACAAGGGATGATATATTAATAAACCACCAACTATAGTTGTTGCTGCAGGTGCTAAAATACCGGCCCATTTGTTCATTTTTTCTTTTATAATAATATACATTTTATCAAATTTATCTTGTGCTTTTACATAAATAAAATACATTATTATTAAAGGCGTTGAATATATTATATTGTAAAGTACTAAAATAAATAGTATAGTTAAAATATTTAACTTGTAATTAAATAAAATTGTTAAAAAGGCAAAGTATGGTAAGGCTGTAGTCAATTCAGAAATTGTTGCTATTATTCCCAAAAATAATAAAGATACAGGTGAAACGGATTTTATTTTTTTGGCAATTTCATTTGAATCCCCTTCTGAATTTTCTGTATTCTTTATTTTGTTAATTCTGTTTTTAAATATTATATATATAGTTGCAAATAAAAATATAATTCCTAATATAAGTTCCACTACGTATATGCCTGTTCCAAACTTGTGTATTAATCTTTTCATAAATTCACTAATTATTGATATTAATCCAAAATAAGCCAACAAACCTCCTGCAAAATTAGTTAATCCTATGGCCACTATAAAAAACCAAATATGTTTAGCCTTTTTTACCATTCCTTGTAATACAAACTGCTGAGTTATAGCAATAGGATTAATACTATCTGCAGCTCCTGTCATAATTGTCATAATCAATAAATTAAACATAATCTTCCCCCTTTACTATATTTCTTTAATAAAAAACAAAAAAAGCCTAGGAGTTATCACTAACTCCCAGGCTTTTATCCCACCGTGTCCACGCTTAATATATTTAATATTTAACATGTGTTTTCCCTTGGACCAGACTAATAATTATATTACGGAACCCTAGAAAACTAATATTTATTCAGTTAATGCCTATTCTAGCACCACTATTTTCAAAAGTCAAATATACTTATAAAATATTATTTTCTTAATAATCTTCCTAAATCCTCCTTTAGTCTAGTGTGAAAACAACTATCCCAGCTTCTTGGATGTACTAATAGTAGGCTTTTTTTATAGTTGTTTTGTAATATTTCTCTAGGATTTCCACCGACCCATTTTGTTGGATATGGATTATCCATTATTCTAAAATCTAAATCATCCTCTATGCTATAGGCTTCAATAATATGAAATTTTTTTAATAAATTATCATTTATTAACTCCAAATTTCTAACATCTAATTCTCTATTTTTCCAATCTCCATGGGAAGACACCGATTTAACATCAATACCTAAATCTTTAAAATACATAAGATTCTTTTCAAATTCTTCTACTATTCTATTTAGATTGCTGTAAACTTCTTCTTTAGTTTTTAATTTGTTTTTTTTAGCAAATGTTGCTATTTCTTCAAAATGATAACCTACCTCTATACCCTTTTTACTAAGGTGTTTCATAAATTCTATATCTATTGTTTTTAATCTAAAATAATATGTTGACTTAATATTATACCTGTCTTCTATTTCAAACATTTTTCTTGCTATTTTAAGGTCACTATCTATATCATGACGTAAAATTATTATTTTTTCATCATTGCCATATCTATTTTTATGGTAATCATCTATTGTAATAAATTTAAAATCATTATTAATAAATTCCTTTAACATTTCATTATATTCATCTAGTCTACTTGGCATAAAATAATCAGCATATATTCTATTTTTAATTGATTTTAAGTTCATTTTTTCTCCTACTTAATAATATAAAATTTCTTTAATATGTTTTTTATTGTTTTATTATTTAGAAACAGGTAAGTGATTATAGCTCCTGTTATATTTAATATATAATCATCTATATCCATAAATCCTGTCATTGTTAAAACTTGCATAATTTCTATAAAAATAATTATTATAGACATGGTTATAAAATAGTTTTTAAATTCTTTCATATTATCAAATAATATATAGATAAAAAATCCAAAGGGCATAAATATTATTAAATTACCAAATATATTGTAAAACATATTTGAAAAACTTAAGACTTTATTATTAAATCCTAAAATATAATATTTAATAATAGCAAAGGGCTTTAAATTATAATTATTTTTTATATATAGAACAAAATCGTCTGTATCATAAAATAATCCCATACCCTTTTTTAAAAATATGGCTATAATTAATATTAATAAATACTGTATAAATAATATTGTTATATTTTGCCTTACTAACATAAATTTATCTGATTTGTTTTTTAAGGACCTTATATAGCACAAAGAAGATAATATGTTAAAAACACCACTGCATGCTCCAATTAAAATAAGCTTTTTAAAATCCACTATATATTCAAAGTCGCTTATTATGATTTTAAAAATCAGAAATAAGGTTAATATTATTAACCCTGTTACAAATAGTTGAAATATTTTTCCAATTTTTTCTCTCATAGTACTACCTTACCGTTTCTACTTTATATTTACAACTGTTTTTACAACAGAAAACCTCAATAGTAAAACTATTAAGGCTCTCTAATTTTTATTCAACTGCTTTTAATGCTTCCACCATATTTATATTTTTAAGTTTTCTATGAACTACAAACATTACTATTACAGCAAACATTATGGTTATTATACCTGAAATAATATAATTTGTTAAAAACAAATGTGGGTCTAGCATGGCTGTATCAGGTATTAAGTTGTTTATTATTATATAGTGCATTAAAAAGCCTATTAAATATCCTGCGAAAATACCGAATATTGTTAATATAAATGTTTCCCTGTAAACATAAGCCGTCACTTCTTTATCGTAAAAACCTAAAACCTTTATAGTTGAAAGCTCTCTAATCCTTTCCGATACATTTATATTTGTTAAATTATATAGTACTACAAAGGCCAATATACAAGAACAACTTATTATTACAAAAACCAATACATCTAGTGTTCCTAGTAGATTGTCTATCATATTCTTTAATTGATTGTTGTTGTAAACACTAAGAACTGCATCATTGTTAT
It encodes:
- a CDS encoding ABC-2 transporter permease; the encoded protein is MKGLILKDLYYIKNNLKILIPFTILWGVLSLKQDSSFTGIIEFILPFIVGMNIVSTTLEEERGSWNRYFQISPISRKSIILEKYLVLNILTLLTYFATSFVFGVLSKSLDFNNILLGSKSAIIILFMLNSYLTFTLIFGFRKSQAYLFSATIAVIALYLGVKEIFPNLLSSISYLIKNKPYLSLGIMMMFFTIYLIVSIVLSYIFTKNKEY
- a CDS encoding DUF2079 domain-containing protein: MNKFLKTIKNEIVLIFFTAFFFFQIIYVLNNPVENLYTLNLSLNALIMQAVSISLFMIFITIAIRINEIKISWTIFYITLLVYLTIFMLKVNIPIISLGLIFIIGVILFFIKGKTSKTFIKHTTITIAILSICKMVFMFFVRYRSNFVANIVNDYFYIDFFNYEKSNFILFGIIAVLIFSLLYLLLRKKLWENEDRIFKYILIFVILIGIVQVLYLTTIMVSRVLTFKIPTYDMGIFTQMFHNMDRGLGPVTTVERDGLLSHFKVHVSPIYYLMLPIFKIWPSAITLQVLQILIVASGTIPLYKIAKELKIKRSLAVLVIGLYLVLPSLNGSSMYDLHENCFLAPLLLWLFYAGLRNNKLLLVLFTALALAVKEDAGLYVVFIGLYFLFRKNENIRTKDKIFNLIVLIIIPIIVFFILISYLNNFGDGAMLNRYENLSAYENMGIIGILISFLQNFSYYISLIFKTNKVYYLIVVLGSMAFLPVLQKRWYNYFLICPLIIVNLLSDYQYQHFLIFQYNYGTSALLMVMLLLSINYFEEKTENKLKTNRNFKVLLLAAFIFSTVIVFNLDYNKSYAISDLKNIEKYEEIENALDKIPHDSKVLSQTFYTTYLSKNIFELYDLQYHNNLEVDEEIDYIVIPIELYIEKEILMKEKYLESGYKLSKFSNEYIEIYEKE
- a CDS encoding GntR family transcriptional regulator, coding for MNIIISNSSNLPIYEQITQQIKTQILKGELKEGDALPSMRALAKDLKVSVITTKRAYNDLEQEGFIETIVGKGSYVASKNLELVREEKLKLIEEKFEEIIEIATISKISLKELKEILEILYKGD
- a CDS encoding DUF1905 domain-containing protein, giving the protein MNKIYEFEAIIQKVPDIDGAYVEFPYNVKEEFGKGRVKVHATFDGEPYDGSLVRMKTINHIIGIRKDIRKKINKQPGDRVKVTIRERE
- a CDS encoding VanZ family protein, with amino-acid sequence MREKIGKIFQLFVTGLIILTLFLIFKIIISDFEYIVDFKKLILIGACSGVFNILSSLCYIRSLKNKSDKFMLVRQNITILFIQYLLILIIAIFLKKGMGLFYDTDDFVLYIKNNYNLKPFAIIKYYILGFNNKVLSFSNMFYNIFGNLIIFMPFGFFIYILFDNMKEFKNYFITMSIIIIFIEIMQVLTMTGFMDIDDYILNITGAIITYLFLNNKTIKNILKKFYIIK
- a CDS encoding GAP family protein, with translation MFNLLIMTIMTGAADSINPIAITQQFVLQGMVKKAKHIWFFIVAIGLTNFAGGLLAYFGLISIISEFMKRLIHKFGTGIYVVELILGIIFLFATIYIIFKNRINKIKNTENSEGDSNEIAKKIKSVSPVSLLFLGIIATISELTTALPYFAFLTILFNYKLNILTILFILVLYNIIYSTPLIIMYFIYVKAQDKFDKMYIIIKEKMNKWAGILAPAATTIVGGLLIYHPLSLLL
- a CDS encoding ABC-2 transporter permease; protein product: MKGLILKDLYYMKNNFKLLAVVFLLYGIMFINQKSFMFFPAVMTMLIGFMTLGIITVDEKNNWDKYALTMPLSRKNLVQEKFVFINGLCSLTFLVTFGVSIIILKKFEINLLIESILFLLAVLVFLNLNIFIGIKFGAEKAMIYVFGIIAGIAVIVFGIQKIFPEIINKSVELIPKLNMTMVGIVFALIAVLLISLFYLLSIKTINKKEY
- a CDS encoding ABC transporter ATP-binding protein, producing the protein MTKILEINNLNKTYDKFQLKDVSFNLEEGAIMGLVGRNGAGKTTVIKSIMDLIKIDSGEIKVFGGPLNKEAKENIGIVFDDGFFSEQYNAKQIGNILKNIYKNWDSGKYLGYLNKMGLPDDKLIKDFSRGMQMKLSFAIAISHNPRLLILDEPTSGLDPVFRNEILEMFLDFIQDERNSILISSHITTDLEKIADYITFIDDGEIIFSKEKDDFIYSYGICKCSLKDLYEIDRKYVVKYLKNSNYIDVIIENIEEFRREYPNLVTEKMNIDDYMVIFTNGESI